One part of the Rutidosis leptorrhynchoides isolate AG116_Rl617_1_P2 chromosome 1, CSIRO_AGI_Rlap_v1, whole genome shotgun sequence genome encodes these proteins:
- the LOC139890956 gene encoding uncharacterized protein produces the protein MVETTETDEENNSTFAQIITPTVETKEWKLFTDGASSSDGLGAGLMLINPEGQEFTYALRFEFSTTNNEAEYETLLAGLRIAKEMKIEHLQAFVDSQLVANQVLGIFEARQPIIQLYLSKVRELVESFRSFTIEHVRRSRNKKADTLSKLASITFAYLAKKVLVEVLEKRSIETQEIHDLIIEEENTWIKPLREYLELGILPEDKKEARKLRIKAPSYKIMNGSLYRKSFLTPWLRCVGPNQASMIIR, from the coding sequence ATGGTAGAAACAACGGAGACAGACGAAGAAAACAACTCCACCTTCGCACAAATTATCACCCCGACTGTTGAAACGAAGGAATGGAAACTGTTCACCGATGGAGCTTCCAGCTCTGATGGCTTAGGGGCAGGACTTATGCTAATCAACCCAGAGGGACAAGAGTTTACTTACGCGCTTCGTTTCGAGTTCAGCACAACTAATAACGAAGCAGAATATGAAACTCTGCTCGCCGGGCTCAGAATAGCAAAGGAGATGAAAATTGAGCACTTACAAGCCTTCGTAGACTCACAACTAGTGGCGAACCAAGTCCTAGGTATCTTCGAAGCAAGACAGCCAATCATACAACTTTATCTGTCAAAGGTCAGGGAACTTGTAGAGAGCTTCAGAAGCTTCACAATAGAGCATGTAAGAAGAAGTCGGAATAAAAAAGCAGATACTCTGAGCAAATTAGCTTCTATCACCTTCGCATACCTGGCGAAGAAAGTGTTGGTCGAAGTATTAGAAAAAAGATCCATCGAAACTCAAGAAATCCACGACTTAATCATCGAAGAAGAAAACACGTGGATAAAGCCATTAAGGGAATATTTGGAGCTCGGAATCTTACCCGAGGATAAAAAAGAAGCAAGAAAACTCCGGATCAAAGCACCGTCATACAAGATAATGAACGGATCCTTGTACAGGAAATCTTTTCTCACCCCGTGGCTTCGCTGTGTCGGACCAAACCAAGCTTCGATGATCATCAGATAA